From the genome of Pseudomonas sihuiensis:
TAAAGTCGGACGCGACCCCGGTCGTTTTTCGGCTGTTTTTGCGGGGCCGCCATCGGTATTGCACTGGCTGCCTCGCCTACGTTTTTCAGCGGCCTGCTAGCTGGGTTCGGTTTGCCGGCGATTAACGGATCGCCGGCAAGCCAGCTCCTACGAGGCGTTGCCCTGGTACTCGTCGATCACTTCCTGTGCCGCGCGGAAGGCGTCGATGCTGGCCGGCACGCCGGCATACACCGCACAGTGCAGCAGGGTTTCGCGGATTTCTTCGACGGTGCAGCCGTTGTTCAGCGCGCCGCGCACGTGGCCCTTGAGTTCCTGCGGGCATTTCAGCGCGGTCAACGCAGCCAGGGTGATCAGGCTGCGGGTCGCGCGCGGCAGGCCGCTGCGCGTCCACACGCCGCCCCAGGCATGCTCGTTGACGAAATCCTGCAGCGGCTGGGTGAACTCGGTGGCGTTGCCCAGGGCGCGGTCGACGAACGCGTCGCCCATCACCTCACGGCGCACCTGCACGCCACGATCATGGTTGTCGCTCATGCTCACACCTGTTCGCCGCGTTGTCTGTGCCAGGCACGCGCGGCGATGATCACCAGGGTGATGGCGGTAAGCGGCAGTGCGTAGCCGATCATCGCGTCACCGAAGGTCTGAGCCAGCGGTCGGCCCGTGCTGAACATCACCAGATACAGGGTGTAGGCCACGTAGTAGCCCAGGAACAGCAAGCCTTCCCAACGGTTGATGCGGTAGCCGCTGAAGAAGATCGGCAGGCAGGCGATGGCTACAGCGATCATCACCGGGAAATCGAAGGCCAGGGCGTTGGGCGATACTGCGATGGCGGCTGGCGCAACCATCGAGGCCAGGCCCAGCACGCAGAGCAGGTTGAAGATGTTGCTGCCGACGATATTGCCCACGGCGATATCGCGCTCGCCTTTGATGGCAGCCAGGATCGAAGTGGCCAATTCCGGCAGCGACGTGCCGACAGCGACAACCGTCAAGCCGATGACCAGTTCCGAAATCCCCAGTGCTCGTGCAAGCGTCACGGCGCCTTCGACCAGGAAGTTGGATCCCACCACCAGCAGTACCAGACCGGCGATGATCAGGCCCAGGTTGATCGCCCAGGCATAGGGCTTGGGTGCCTCGTTGAGACCGAATTCCTTGGCGAACTCGTCATCGTCGCCACCCTTGTCCTTGCGCGCGCTGTAGATCAGGAAACCGGTGTATGCCAGCACGCCGGCGAACAGCAAGGCACCATCGAAACGGCTCAGTTCACCATCCCAGGCCAGGCCGAAGGTGACCAGGCTGGCGCCGATCATGATGGGCACATCAAGGCGAATGAGCTGGCGTGAGACGACCAGCGGTGCGACCAGGGCGGTCACGCCCAGAATCAACAGCACGTTGGCGATGTTGCTGCCGACCACGTTACCGATGGCCAGATCGCCGCTGCCATTGAGTGCCGACTGCACGCTGACTGCGGTTTCCGGCGCGCTGGTGCCGAAGGCCACCACGGTCAGGCCGATTACCAGTGGCGGAATGCCGAACTGTGCGGCCAGCTTGGCGGCGCCACGTACCAATACCTCGGCGCCGGCAACCAGCAGCACCAGGCCGGCGATCAGGTAGACATAGGTCATCAGGGTCATTGCAGGGTAGCTCCGAAAAAAGTGCGGCTAGTGTAGCGATGGCATTATTGGCCGCCAGGGGCGGCAGAAAGATTTTGTTGCCAATTGTTCCTCAGTCCAGCGTCTCGACCCTGACCGGCACCACGCCTGCGCGCAGCATGTCGAGGCGCACGGCAGCGGCGCGGGAAACGTCGATGACGCGACCGCGCACGAAGGGGCCGCGGTCGTTGATGCGCAGCACCACGCTGCGCTCGTTGTTGAGGTTGGTTACCCGTACCCGCGTGCCGAACGGCAGGGTGCGATGCGCGGCGGTCAGCGCGTTCTGATCGAAGCGTTCGCCGCTGGCGGTGCGCTGGCCGTGGTGGCGGTCACCGTAATAGGAGGCCTTGCCGGTTTCGCTGCTGCCTGTGCCGCCGCCGAAGGTAGAGCAGCCGCCGAGCAGGGCGAGTGCACCGAGCAGTGCCCATGTCTGTAGCCCGGATGCAATCCGGGGCAGTGAAGGTTCCCGGATTGCATCCGGGCTACGCATCGTCATATTCGCGGTCTCCATGAAAAACGCCGGGCGGGCCCGGCGTCATTGCAGCTAGCGTAAGCGAGCCGGCCTGGCTCAGCCTTCGAGCTTCTTCTTCAGCAGTTCGTTCACTTGCCCCGGGTTGGCCTTGCCCTTGGAGGCTTTCATGGCCTGGCCGACGAAGAAGCCGAACATCTTGCCGCGCTTGGCTTCATCGCTGGCGCGGTACTGTTCGACCTGCTCTGCGTTGGCGGCCAGCACTTCGTCGAGCATCGCCTCGATGGCGCCGGAATCGGTGACCTGCTTGAGGCCCTTTTTCTCGATGATCTCGTCGGCGCTGGCGCCTTCACCGGCCGCCAGGGCTTCGAAAACCATCTTGGCGATCTTGCCGCTGATGGTGTTGTCCTTGATGCGCAGGATCATGCCGCCCAGTTGCTCGGCGGACACCGGCGACTGCTCGATCTCCAGGCCTTCCTTGTTGAGCAGGCTGGACAGCTCGCCCATCACCCAGTTGGCCGACAGCTTGGCATCGCCGCAGGTCTTCTCCACTGCCTCGAAGTAATCGGCCAGCTCACGGCTGGCGCTGAGCACACTGGCGTCGTAGCTGGACAGGCCGAACTGGCTTTCGAAGCGCTCGCGCTTTTGCGGCGGCAGCTCGGGCAGGCCGGCGTGCAGTTCGTCGAGGAAGCTGCGCTCGATCACCACCGGCAGCAGGTCCGGGCAGGGGAAGTAACGGTAGTCGTTGGCTTCTTCCTTGCTGCGCATGGAGCGGGTCTGATCCTTGTTGGGATCGTACAGGCGGGTTTCCTGCACCACCTTGCCGCCGTCCTCGATCAGCTCGATCTGGCGCTGCACTTCATGGTTGATGGCTTTCTCGATGAAGCGGAAGGAGTTGACGTTCTTGATCTCGGCGCGGGTGCCGAATTCGGCCTGGCCCTTCGGGCGCACCGACACGTTGCAGTCGCAGCGCAGCGAGCCTTCGGCCATGTTGCCGTCGCAGATGCCCAGGTAACGGACGAGTGCGTGAATGGCCTTCACATAGGCCACGGCTTCCTTGGCCGAACGGATGTCCGGCTCGGAAACGATCTCCAGCAGCGGCGTGCCGGCGCGGTTCAAGTCGATGCCACTCATGCCGTGGAAGTCTTCGTGCAGGCTCTTGCCAGCGTCCTCTTCCAGGTGCGCACGGGTGATGCCGATGCGCTTGACGGTGCCGTCTTCGAGGGTGATGTCGAGGAAGCCCTTGCCGACGATGGGGTGATCCATCTGGCTGGTCTGGTAGCCCTTGGGCAGGTCCGGGTAGAAGTAGTTCTTGCGCGCGAAGACGTTGCGTTCGGCAATCTCGGCGTTGATCGCCAGGCCGAACTGGCAGGCCATGCGCACGGCTTCGGCATTCAGCACCGGCAGGGTGCCGGGCATGCCGAGGTCGACCAGGCTGGCCTGGGTGTTGGGCTCGGCGCCAAAGGTGGTGGCGCTGGCCGAGAAAATCTTCGACTGGGTGCTGAGCTGAGCGTGAATCTCGAGCCCGATCACGGTTTCCCATTGCATCTTTACTGTTCCTCAATCCTGTATGGCGTACGGTCTGTGCGGTGCGGCCCTCACCCGGCGCTTCGCGCCACCCTCTCCCGGCGGGAGAGGGGAATGGGGCGCATGGCTACGCCATGGCTCAGAAGTCTTTGGGTGCGTGTTTATGCCAGTCGCTGACCTGCTGGTACTGGTGCGCGACGTTGAGCAGACGACCTTCCTGGAAATAGTTGCCGAGCAACTGTACGCCCACCGGCAGGCCATCGACGAAGCCGGCCGGCATCGACAGGCCGGGGATGCCGGCCAGGTTGGCGGTGATGGTGTAGATGTCTTCCAGGTAGGCGGACACTGGGTCGGCGTTCTTCTCGCCGAGCTTCCAGGCCAGGTTCGGCGTGGTCGGGCCGAGGATCACGTCGACCTCCTTGAAGGCGGCGACGAAGTCGTTCTTGATCAGCCGGCGAATCTGCTGGGCCTTGATGTAGTAGGCATCGTAGTAACCGGCGGACAGCGCGTAGGTGCCGACCATGATCCGGCGTTTGACCTCGGCGCCGAAGCCTTCGCCGCGCGAGCGCTTGTACAGATCCTGCAGGTC
Proteins encoded in this window:
- the gatB gene encoding Asp-tRNA(Asn)/Glu-tRNA(Gln) amidotransferase subunit GatB, which codes for MQWETVIGLEIHAQLSTQSKIFSASATTFGAEPNTQASLVDLGMPGTLPVLNAEAVRMACQFGLAINAEIAERNVFARKNYFYPDLPKGYQTSQMDHPIVGKGFLDITLEDGTVKRIGITRAHLEEDAGKSLHEDFHGMSGIDLNRAGTPLLEIVSEPDIRSAKEAVAYVKAIHALVRYLGICDGNMAEGSLRCDCNVSVRPKGQAEFGTRAEIKNVNSFRFIEKAINHEVQRQIELIEDGGKVVQETRLYDPNKDQTRSMRSKEEANDYRYFPCPDLLPVVIERSFLDELHAGLPELPPQKRERFESQFGLSSYDASVLSASRELADYFEAVEKTCGDAKLSANWVMGELSSLLNKEGLEIEQSPVSAEQLGGMILRIKDNTISGKIAKMVFEALAAGEGASADEIIEKKGLKQVTDSGAIEAMLDEVLAANAEQVEQYRASDEAKRGKMFGFFVGQAMKASKGKANPGQVNELLKKKLEG
- a CDS encoding carboxymuconolactone decarboxylase family protein, translating into MSDNHDRGVQVRREVMGDAFVDRALGNATEFTQPLQDFVNEHAWGGVWTRSGLPRATRSLITLAALTALKCPQELKGHVRGALNNGCTVEEIRETLLHCAVYAGVPASIDAFRAAQEVIDEYQGNAS
- a CDS encoding calcium/sodium antiporter; this translates as MTLMTYVYLIAGLVLLVAGAEVLVRGAAKLAAQFGIPPLVIGLTVVAFGTSAPETAVSVQSALNGSGDLAIGNVVGSNIANVLLILGVTALVAPLVVSRQLIRLDVPIMIGASLVTFGLAWDGELSRFDGALLFAGVLAYTGFLIYSARKDKGGDDDEFAKEFGLNEAPKPYAWAINLGLIIAGLVLLVVGSNFLVEGAVTLARALGISELVIGLTVVAVGTSLPELATSILAAIKGERDIAVGNIVGSNIFNLLCVLGLASMVAPAAIAVSPNALAFDFPVMIAVAIACLPIFFSGYRINRWEGLLFLGYYVAYTLYLVMFSTGRPLAQTFGDAMIGYALPLTAITLVIIAARAWHRQRGEQV
- a CDS encoding septal ring lytic transglycosylase RlpA family protein — protein: MTMRSPDAIREPSLPRIASGLQTWALLGALALLGGCSTFGGGTGSSETGKASYYGDRHHGQRTASGERFDQNALTAAHRTLPFGTRVRVTNLNNERSVVLRINDRGPFVRGRVIDVSRAAAVRLDMLRAGVVPVRVETLD